The Streptomyces sp. DG1A-41 genomic sequence GGGCTCGACGAGTCACAGCGGGCGCTGCTGACCAGCCGCTCCATCCCGTTCGTGGTGATGGACCCGGCCGGCGACCCGGGGGCCGACGTGCCGTCGATCGGCGCGACCAACTGGCAGGGCGGTCTCGCCGCCACCCGGCACCTGGTCGAGCTGGGGCACCGCAGGATCGGCGCGATCAGCGGGCCGACGCAGATGATGTGCAGCCGCGCCCGGGTCGACGGCTACCGGGCCGCGCTGGAGACGGCCGGGCTGCCGGTGGATCCCGGGCTGATCATGAACGGCGACTTCCACCACGAGGCCGGCTACCGGCTGGGCCTGGAGTTGCTGCGCCGCCCCGACCGGCCGACCGCCGTCTTCGCCGGGAACGACCTCCAGGCGCTCGGGCTGTACGAGGCCGCGCGCGAACTGGGGCTGCGCATCCCCGAGGACCTGAGCGTGGTCGGGTTCGACGATCTGCCGGTGGCGCCCCTGGTCGGGCCGCCGTTGACGACCGTACGGCAGCCGCTGACGGAGATGGCCGAGGCGGCGGCCAAGCTGGTCCTCGACCTCGGCCGCGAGGCGGGCACCCCGGCGGCCACGCGGGTCGAGCTGGCGACGAGCCTGGTGGTGCGCAGCAGTACGGCGGCGCCCGCGGGCGGCTGACCACTGGTGCCGTAGTGACGGTGTTGCGGTGTCCTGACGCGTGGTCCGGTGCCTTGACGGGTGTTGAGGTCCCCTCCACACTGCACCGAAGCCAATCGGTTGCACCACCGAAACTTTCGGAGGCACCGCAATGAGATCGCTGAGATCGGGCTTACTCACATCCCTGCTGGCCGGCGTCGTCGCGGCCGGCTCCTGCTGGTGGCGGCCCCCGCGTCCCACGCCGCCGACGCCCCGCTGCGCGACCTGGCCGACGCCAAGGGCAAGGTCATGGGCACGGCGGTCACCGGCTCGAAACTCACCGGCACGTACGGCGAGATCGCCGGGCGCGAGTTCAACTGGCTCACCCCCGGCAACGCCATGAAGTGGGGCTCCGTCGAGCCGAGCCGGGGCAGCTACAACTGGGCCGAGGCCGACCAGATCGTGAACTTCGCCCAGGCCCACGACCAGCAGGTGCGCGGCCACACCCTGCTCTGGCACCAGCAGAACCCGGGCTGGCTGACGAACGGCAACTGGACCCGGGACCAGCTCAGCGCCATCGTCCAGGATCACATCGCCACCGAGGTCGGCCGCTACAAGGGCCGGGTGGCCGCCTGGGACGTGGTGAACGAGCCCTTCAACGAGGACGGCACCTACCGCCCGACCCTCTTCCACACCACCCTCGGCCAGGACTACATCGCACAGGCCCTCACCTGGGCCCGGGCCGCCGACCCGAGCGCCAAGCTGTACATCAACGACTACAACGTCGAGGGCGTCAACGCGAAGAGCACGGCTCTGTACAACCTGGTCAAGTCGCTGAAGGAGCGCGGGGTTCCGATCGACGGGGTCGGGCTTCAGGCCCATCTCATCGTCGGCCAGGTGCCCTCGACGATGCGGCAGAACATCCAGCGCTTCGCCGACCTGGGCGTCGACGTGGCGATCACCGAGCTGGACATCCGGATGCAGCTGCCGGCGACGCAGGAGAAGCTGACCCAGCAGGCCGCCGACTACAAGGCGGTCATGAACGCCTGCCTGGCGGTCGCGCGCTGCACCGGCGTCACCGTCTGGGGCTTCACCGACTCCGACTCCTGGATCCCGGACACCTTCCCCGGCCAGGGCGCGGCGACCCCGTACGACGAGAACTACCAGCCGAAACCGGCGTACCACGCCATCGCCGAGGCCCTCGGCGGGACGACGACCCAGCCGCCGACGGGCGCCTGCTCGGCGACGTACAGCGTCACCAGTCAGTGGAGCACGGGCTACACGGGCCAGGTGCGGATCGCCTGCTCGGGGGCCTCGCTCGCGTCGTGGAAGGCCAACTGGACGTTCGGCGCCGGGCAGCGGATCACGCAGGCCTGGAACGCGAGCTGCACGCAGTCGGGTGCGGCGGTCAGTTGCGTGAACGCCCCGTACAACGGATCGGTGCCGGACGGCGGTTCGGTCACCTTCGGCTTCAACGGCTCGTGGAGCGGGAGCAACCCGGTGCCGGTGGCGACTCTGGGATGAGAACGGACCGAGAAGTCTGAGAATTTCCGAAGAAAATCGCCCTGGGTGCTCTGCTCGTAATAATTCGGACTTATGTTCCTGCCCGTGACGGGACGCGAAGGGAACGGGGACGCGGGCGGAGCGGTGGGCCGGCGGTCGAGAGCGCTGCGGATCGCCGGCCTCGCCCTGGCGGGTGCGCTGGTGCTCGGCATCGGGGCGGCGGGCTGGGCCTACCGGCATCTCAGCGACAACATCACCAGCGTTGACATCAACAACGCCCTGGGCGACAACCGCCCGTCGAGGCCGGCGGTCATGCCGTCCCCCTCCGCACCGGCCCTGCCCAGCGGGGCTCTCAACATCCTCGTTCTGGGCTCCGACTCGCGCAGCGGCGAGGAGAACCGGAGGCTCGGCGGCGGCGACAGTGCCGGTGCCCGCTCCGACACGGCGATGGTCGTCCACCTCGACGCCGGGCGCACCAGCGCGACGGTGGTGAGCATCCCGCGCGACACCCTGGTCACCCGCCCCTCCTGTCCGCGCCCGTCCGGCGGGTCGACGGCGGTGGCGTACAACTCCATGTTCAACAGCGCGTATGCGGTGGGCGGTCCGGTCTGCGCGGTGAAGACGGTCGAGGCGGTCACCGGCGTCCGCATGGACCACTACATCGAGATCGACTTCTCCGGCTTCGCGAAGCTCGTGGACGCGCTCGACGGCGTCACCGTCACCACGGACGAGGACATCGCCGACGACGACAGCCATCTGCACCTCAAGGCGGGCACCCACCACCTGGACGGCGCCCAGGCCCTCGCCCTGGCCCGCACCCGGCACGGCATCGGCGACGGCAGCGACCTGGGCCGCATAGGCCTCCAGCAGAAACTGGTGAAGGCACTGCTGGACCAGATCGCCGCGCAGGACCTGCTCACCGACCCGGCGAAGCTGTACCGGGTCGCGGACGCCGTGACCGCCGGTCTTACCACCGACACCGGCCTGGACTCCCTCGGCGAGCTGACCCGGCTCGGGCAGAGCCTGAAGGGCCTGTCGGCGAGCGCGGTGCGGACGGTGACGATGCCGGTCGTGCGGGCGCCCTCGGATCCCAACCGGGTGGTGGCCGAGGAGCCGGAGGCGCGGGAGCTGTGGGAGTCGCTGCGCTGAAGGTGCGCCGTGTCGGCGTGTCTGCCGACGTGCCCTATCGGTGGGCGAGCAGCCCGTCCACCACCGCCGCCAGCTGTGCGGCCACGTCGTAGCCGCCGGTGATCTCCTCCCACTGCTCAGACAGGGCGGCGAGACGCGGCAGTTCGGCGGCGTCGGCCGGGGTGACGAGGTCGGGGAAGAAGGGCCTGCGGCCGGGGTCCGACGCGGCGCGGCGTTCGTCGGCGCGGCGGAAGACCAGGGCGCCGTGGACGACGTACCAGACGGTGCGGTAGGCGTGCACCGCCTGGCGGGGCGTCAGGCCGCAGCGGATGGCGCAGTCGATGATCTCCTCCGTCATCCACAGCGCGCCCTTGTCGGTGAGGTCGCCGAGGCTCAGCACGTCGACGACCCAGGTCATCTCGCTGAGCACCGCGTGCATATGGACGGCGGTGGCCAGCAGGCGGTCCCGCGGCTCCTCGGGCAGGTCCGGGCGCGGGACCTTCGCCGCCAGGCCGGACAGCACGAGCATCAGCAACTGGTCCTTGTCGCGCACGTGGTGGTAGAGCGCCATCGGCGTCGCGCCGACCTCCTTGGCCACCCGGCGCATGGAGACCGCCTCGACGCCCTCCTCCTGGATGATGCGCCGCGTCACGTCGACGATCTGCCCCGCCTCGATGCGCCGGGGGCGGCCCACGGCCCGCTTCTGTCCTCCACCTGTCACGCGTGCATTCTCCATCGGCCGGTCTCCGCACGGGCACGGCTGTTTTCCGTACGCGTATAGCTATTTTATGTACGCGTATACTAACCTGCCGGGCATGATGAACTCGCAGGCCCTCTCCCGTTGGTTACTGCCGGTGCTGCTCACCGTGCAGTTCCTCGTCTCCCTCGACATCTCCGTCGTCAACGTCGCGCTGCCCGACATCGACAGCGGACTGCACTTCGACCCCGGCTCCCTGGCCTGGGTCGTCAACGCCTACGCCCTGACCTTCGGCGGGCTGCTCCTGCTCGGCGGTCGGCTCGCGGACGTGGCCGGGCGGCGCCGGCTGCTGGTGGCCGGGTTCGTCGTGTTCGGCGTGGCGAGCCTGTTCGGCGGACTCGCCCAGACGCCCGGGCAGTTGATCGCGGCCCGGGCGGCGCAGGGCGTCGGGGCCGCCGCGCTCGCGCCCGTCGCGCTCGCCCTCATCACGGTCAACTACGCGGAGGGGACGGCCCGTTCGCGCGCCCTGGGGCTGTGGGGTGCCGCAGGGGCGGCCGGGGCTGCGGTCGGCGTGCTGGCCGGCGGGCTGCTCACCGACTGGGCCGGCTGGCGGTCGGTCATGCTGGTCAACGTGCCTGTCGTGGCCGCCGCCCTCGCCGTCGTACGGCCCGCCGTGCCCGCCGACGACCGGCCCGGGGACGGCCCGCGGCCCCGGCTGGACCTGGTCGGCGCGCTGCTCGCCACCGCCGGGACCGCGCTGCTCGTGCTCGGGCTGGTGCGGACCGAGTCCTACGGCTGGACGTCCTGGCCGACCGCCGCAGCGCTGGGCGCCGCGGCGGTGCTGCTCGCCGCGTTCACGGTCACGGAGACGCGGGTACGGCAGCCCCTGCTGCGGCTCGGGCTGCTCCGGAGCGGCCCCGTGCTCGCCGCGAACGTCTTCGCGCTGCTGATGTCGGCCGGGCAGTTCGCCGCGTTCTACTTCACCTCCCTCTACACGCAGCAGGTGCTCGGCTACGGGCCGACGGCCGCAGGCAGCGCTTTCCTGCCGTTCTGCGTCGGTGTCGTGGCCGGCTCGGTGATCGCCACCCGTGCGGTCGGCCGGGTCGGCCCCGGCGCCCTGCTGGTGGCGGGCGGGCTGCTCGGCGCCGCCGGGTTCGCCTGGTTCGCGGCGGCGGTGGCGGTGGACGGCGGCTTCCTGCTCACCGTCCTCGGACCGTCGGTGGTGGCGAGCGTGGGTACCGGCCTGTGCTTCGTCCCGCTCGGGACGGCCGCCACGACCGGCGTCCCGGCAGCGGAGACGGGCATGGCGGCCGGACTGCTCAACAGCTCACGGCAGGTGGGCGGTGCGGTGGGGCTCGCGGTGCTGGTCACGGTGGCGGCGCAGGCCGGGGGCCCGGGAGTGCGAGGGCTGGTCGACGGGTTCTCGGCGGCGTACTGGGTGTCGGCGGGACTGCTGGCGGTGGCGGCCGGGGCGGCCGGGCTGCTGTACGGGAAGAGGGCGCTGCCCGCGGAAACGCCGGCCGGAGAAAAAACTTCGAAGAAATCCGGGGCGCGTGTCGAATCGGGCGTCTCCCGATCGACGCAGGGGTGAGAGCGAGGAAAGGCCTCGCTCCGCAGAGTGCCGAGGAGTCACCATGCCGCGCTTTCTCACCCTGATCCGCATCGACGAGAAGAACGCCCCCGCCGAGGGCCCGAGCCCCGAACTCCAGGAGCGGATGGGCAAGCTCCTGGAGGAGATCACCAAGGCCGGCGTCATGCTCGACACGGCCGGGCTCACCCCGACCGCGGACGGCAGCCGGGTGACCTGGGAGGGCGGGAAGCTGTCCGTCACCGATGGGCCGTTCACCGAGTCGAAGGAGGTCATCGGCGGCTACTCGATCAGCCAGTGCAAGGACAAGGCCGAGGCGATCGAGTGGACCAAGCGGTTCCTGTCCCTGCACGAGGACTACTGGACGATCACCGCGGAGGTCCGGCAGATCGCCGAGGGCTGACCGGTACTGGCTTGGCCGGGAGGCGCCAGGGGTGTCTGATGGTGGGCTGTGACCCCGCAGCCCACCGCCGACCCGAGCGGCGCCATTGCCGATCCGAGTGGTGCCGCCGCCGATCCGGGCGGCGCCATCGACGGCCCGAGCGGTATCGCCGCCGATCCGAGTGGTGCCGCCGCCGGTCCGAGCGGTATCACCGTCGGTCCGGGCGGTGCCGCTGCCGGTCCGAGTGGTGCCGCCGCCGGTCCGGGCGGCACTACCGCCGACCCGAACGGCGCCAACACGGCCATCGAAACCGTCTTCCGGCTCGAGTCGCCCCGCATCATCGCCGGCGTCGCCCGGGTCGTCCGGGACGTCGGCATCGCCGAGGAACTCGCGCAGGACGCGCTGGTCGCCGCGCTGGAGCGGTGGCCGCGGGACGGGTTGCCCGACAATCCGGGCGCCTGGCTCATGGCCACCGCCCGCAACCGCGCCGTCGACCTGGTCCGCCGCCGCGAGAACTACGCCCGCAAGCTGGCGGAGATCGGCCGGGACCTGTCGACGGTGTCTCCACCGGAGGTGCCCGCCGACCCGGACGACATCGACGACGACCTGCTCCGCCTGGTCTTCACCGCCTGCCACCCGGTCCTGTCCACCGAGACCCGCACCGCCCTCACCCTGCGCCTCCTCGGCGGCCTCACCACGGCCGAGATCGCCCGCGCGTTCCTGGTCCCCGAGCCGACCGTCGCACAGCGCATCGTCCGCGCCAAACGCACCCTGGCCACGAGGAACATCGCCTTCGAGGTGCCCTACGGCCCCGACCGCGAGGCCCGCCTCGGCTCGGTCCTCGACGTCATCTACCTCGTCTTCAACGAGGGATACGCCGCCACGGCCGGCGAGGACTGGCTCCGCCCGTCCCTGTGCGAGGACGCCCTGCGCCTTGCCCGGGTGCTCTCTGCCCTCATGCCGAAGGAACCCGAGGTGCACGGCCTGACCGCGCTCCTGGAGTTCCAGGCGTCCCGCACGGCGGCCCGCACGGGCCCCTCGGGCGAACCCGTCCTCCTCAAGGACCAGCACCGCGCCCGCTGGAACCGCATGCTCATCGCCCGTGGCATCACCGCGCTGGGCAGGGCAGAGGCCACCTCCTCCGGCGCCCCGGGCCCGTACCTCCTTCAGGCCGCCATCGCCGCCTGCCACGCGCACGCGTACACCTACGAGGAGACCGACTGGTCCCGCATCGCTACCCTGTACGGCCTGCTGGCCGCCCGCTCCCCGTCCCCGGTCGTGCAACTGAACCGCGCGGTGGCCGTCTCGATGGCCGACGGCCCGGGCCCGGCCCTGGCCCTCGTCGACGCCCTGACGGACGACCCCGCCCTGCGCGACTACCACTTGCTGCCCAGCGTGCGAGGCGACCTGCTGTCCCGCCTCGGCCGCACGACGGAGGCCCGGGCGGAGTTCGAACGGGCGGCGTCGCTGACGCGCAACGAACGGGAACGGGAACTGCTGCTGGGACGGGCGGCGGAGCAGGTCTGACGGTTCCCGCCTAGGCGGGGTGCCCGATGAGCATCGCCGGTGCTCCCGCCACCCGGGTCAGGAACACCGTGGCCGAGTGCCGGCCCTGGGGCTTGACCTTCCTGCGGAGCTCCTCCGGCTCGACCGCCGAGCCCCGCTTCTTCACGGTCAGATTGCCGACCTCCCGCTCCCGCAGCAGGGCCTTCAGCTTCTTGACGTTGAAGGGGAGATGGTCGGTGATCTCGTAGGCGGTGGCATACGGGGTGGGGTGCAGTGCGTCGGCCGTGACGTACGCGATGGTCGCGTCGAGCAGTCCGCCGCCGACCTCGTCGGCCACCTCGGCGACGAGGTGGGCCCGGATGACGGCGCCGTCGGGCTCGTACAGGTAACGGCCGGGCGGGCGGACCTCCGGGTCGGGCAGGCCGCGGGAGAGCAGGGTGCGCGGACCCGGCAGCAGGGTGGCCCGTACCGCCCCGGGCGCGGTGCCGAACCACAGCACCGCCTCCTTCACGTCGCCGCCGTCGGAGATCCACTCGGCCTCGGCGTCCTCCGGTACCGCCTCGTGCGGGATGCCGGGCGCGATCTTCAACGCGGCGGCGCGAGGGGCGCGGCGGGCTGCGGAAACGGCCCAGGACAGGGGTGGTGAGTACGCCTCGGGGTCGAAGATGCGGCCCCGGCCGCCGCGCCTGGCCGGGTCGACGAACACGGCGTCGTAACCGGCCGTGTCCACCTCCGTGACATCCGCCTCCCGCACCTCGATCAGGCCGGCCAGCCCCAGCGCCTGGGCGTTGGCCCGCGCCGCCGCGGCCGTCGACGGGTCCCGGTCGACGGCCAGGACCCGGATCCCGGCCCGGGCCAGCGCGATCGCGTCACCGCCGATGCCGCAGCACAGGTCGGCGACCGAGGCCACGCCCGACTCCGCGAGCCGTCGCGCCCGGTAGGCCGCCACGCTCGCCCGGGTCGACTGCTCCACCCCGTTCGGCGTGAAGAACATCCGTCCCGCGTCCTCGGCCCCGAACTTCACCACCGCCCGCTGCCGCAGCCGCGCCTGGCCCAGCGCCGCCGACACCAGCTCGGCGGGGTGCTCGCGACGCAGCCGGGTCGCGACGGCCAGTTCCCGCGCCGGATCGGTGTCCCGCACCTCGTCGAGGAGGGCGCGGCCTTCGGGAGTGAGGAGGAGGGCGAGGTCGTTCACCGGCTCATTGTCGGCCACGGGTGGTGTGGGCGTTGGGTGCGGTGTGGCGGTGGGCGGTTTGGTCTGGGGTGCGGGCCGGTCCAGATGTGGGGGTGAGGAAGGGGCAGGGCCCGGCACGCCGGTCGGTGCGGGGCCGGGCGTCGGGCGACGGCTCTTGGTCCGCGGGGCGTCCTCCGCTCCGGTTGCGCCGGGAGCGGCGCCGGCTCCGGCATCCTGCGGCGCCGCCGGAACAGGGCGGCCGACCCGGTGGTCCGTCGTGTCGCGGAGGTCGGCCCGGCCCGGGGCCGGGCCGGCCGGCGTGGTCCGTCCGCGTGCGCGCGGAGCCGGGCCCTGTGTGAGCCACTCGGTGGATGGTGCGCCGTCGGTCGCGGTGTCGGGGCCGATCCGGGAAGGCCGGCTGCGAGGATCCCGCACCATGCGAGCAGTCGTACAAAATAACAAAAGCCGGGCATCTGGCGGTGTGCGGATCGGCATCGCCGTGCTCGCCCTCGCCGCCGTCGCCTCGGGCTGCGCGCAGGGCGACAACGGCCGGATCACCCCGGCCGGCGGCCAGCAGCCCCTCGACGCGCCCCCGGCACGCGCCCTCGACTCCTACGCCTCCAAGCTGCGCGCCGCGCACGCCGCCCGGGTCGTCGCCGCACAGCGCTGGGGGCTGAAGAGGGTTCCCCTGGGCGCCCCGCCGGCCCCGCGAAGAAGCCGAGCATCAGGACCCGCGAGGGCTTCGAGGTGGACGGCCACCGGAGACTGAACCTGCCGCCCGTCTTCACCACGGTCCCCACCAAGGACAAGGTCGTCTTCCTCACCATCGACGACGGCGCCGAGAAGGACCCGGCGTTCCTGCGGATGATGAACGAGCTGAAGATCCCGTACAGCGCCTTCCTCAGTGGCTACCTGATCAAGGACGACTACCGCTACTTCGAGAAGATGCAGGACGGCGGCGTGGTCCTGAACAACCACACCCTCCGCCACCGCTCCATGCGGGGCCTGTCGTACCGCGCGCAGATGCGCGAGATCTGCGGCATGCAACGCCTCATCGAAAAGCGCTACGGCAAGCGCCCGACGCTCTTCCGCCCGCCCTTCGGCAGCTACGACAGGACGACCCTGCGCGCCGCCAAGGCCTGCGGCATCGAGTACGTGCCCCTCTGGAACGAGGAGGTCTTCGCCGACCGCTGGGAGTACCGCGAGTGGGACCGGAGACTGCACCCGGGTGACATCGTCCTCACCCACTTCCGCGGCCGCGGCCAGTGGCGGGGCACGATGCCCGACATGATCCGCCGCTTCCTGAACGAGGTCACGGCCGAGGGGTACGCGGTGGCGCGGCTGGAGGACTACCTGTGAGGCGGTGGTCGCCGGCCGCCGTGGTCTGCGCCGGGGTGATCCTGCTGGCCGGCTGCGCCGGGGGCGCGGGGGAGCGGGCGGGAGCGGACGGCCGGGGCCAGTCCCCGACGCACGCGTCGAGCGCCGTCCGCGGGCCGGACCGCGGCGACCGAGGCGGTCTCCCGTCCGTCGTGGACCGCGTCCGCACCCGCGACCGGGTGGTCTTCCTGACCTACGACGACGGCGCCGAGCGCGACCCCCGCTTCGTCGGCCTCGTCCGCGAACGGCGGCTTCCGGTCAGCATGTTCCTCACGGACAGCGTCGTAGGGCCCGGTTACGGCCACTTCGCCCGCCTGCGCGCGGTCGGCGCGTCCATCCAGAACCACACCCTCGACCACCCGGCCCTGCGCGGCCTGCCCTACGCCGGCCAGCGCGCCGAGATCTGCGGCCAGCAGCACAAACTCCGCTCCCGCTTCGGCGTCCGCCCCCGCCTCTTCCGCCCGCCCTACGGCACCTACGACACGACGACCCTGCACGCCGCCGCCGACTGCGGCATCACGGCGGTCGTCCTCTGGCGCGCGTCCCTGGGGGCCGACGGCGATCTGACCTACACCCGCGGCGAGCCCGCCCTGCGCCCCGGCGACATCGTCTCCGTCCCGTCGGGCGAACCCGCGTCCCTGACCCTGACGGAACGGACGGTACGGCTGCTGCGCGAGATCGAGGGACGGGGGCTGCGGGTGGGGCGGCTGGAGGACTACCTGTGAGGGGGCGCCAGCCCCCGGAGGGCGGGACACCGACGCCGGGTGCCCAGCACAAACGTACGCCGACCCGACTCCATGGCCGACGCGCCGAGGGCGATTGGCACTCCGCTTGACCGAGTGCTAATCGCAGTCATAGTCTCGGCTCTGGCACTCCCCACCGGAGAGTGCCAACACAGCGACGGGCAGGTCCGGCACCCGCGACGACGGATCCACCTGGTCGCCACCTCAGACAGTTAACCCCGTGAGATCTCCGAAGGGGGAGGTCGGATCGTGACGACCACCAGCTCCAAGGTTGCCATCAAGCCGCTCGAGGACCGCATCGTGGTCCAGCCGCTCGACGCCGAGCAGACCACCGCCTCTGGCCTGGTCATCCCGGACACCGCCAAGGAGAAGCCCCAGGAGGGCGTTGTCCTGGCCGTGGGCCCGGGCCGCTTCGAGGACGGCAACCGTCTTCCGCTCGACGTCTCCGTCGGCGACGTCGTGCTCTACAGCAAGTACGGCGGCACCGAGGTGAAGTACAACGGCGAGGAGTACCTCGTCCTCTCGGCCCGCGACGTTCTCGCGATCATCGAGAAGTAGTTCACCCCAAGCACATTGCTTTCAGCTGCGCCCCTGGCCCCCCGCGATCGATAAGAAGCCGGGCGCCCGGGGCGCAGTGCCGTTAACCCAGATTCCGGAAGAGGGCTCACGCTCCCATGGCGAAGATCCTGAAGTTCGACGAGGACGCCCGTCGCGCCCTCGAGCGCGGCGTCAACAAGCTCGCCGACACGGTGAAGGTGACGATCGGCCCCAAGGGCCGCAACGTCGTCATCGACAAGAAGTTCGGCGCCCCGACCATCACCAACGACGGTGTCACGATCGCCCGCGAGGTCGAGATCGAGGACCCGTACGAGAACCTCGGTGCCCAGCTGGTCAAGGAGGTGGCGACCAAGACCAACGACATCGCGGGTGACGGTACGACCACCGCGACCGTGCTCGCCCAGGCGCTCGTGCGCGAGGGCCTGAAGAACGTCGCCGCCGGTGCCTCCCCGGCCGCCCTGAAGAAGGGCATCGACGCCGCCGTCGCCGCGGTCTCCGAGGACCTGCTCGCCTCGGCCCGCCCGATCGACGAGAAGTCCGACATCGCCGCCGTCGCCGGGCTGTCCGCCCAGGACCAGCAGGTCGGCGAGCTCATCGCCGAGGCGATGGACAAGGTCGGCAAGGACGGTGTCATCACCGTCGAGGAGTCCAACACCTTCGGTCTGGAGCTGGACTTCACCGAGGGCATGGCCTTCGACAAGGGCTACCTGTCGCCGTACTTCGTGACGGACCAGGAGCGCATGGAAGCCGTCCTGGACGACCCGTACATCCTCATCACGCAGGGCAAGATCTCCGCCATCGCGGACCTCCTGCCGCTGCTGGAGAAGGTCATCCAGGCCAACTCCTCCAAGCCGCTGCTGATCATCGCCGAGGACGTCGAGGGCGAGGCCCTGTCGACCCTCGTCGTGAACAAGATCCGCGGCACCTTCAACGCCGTCGCGGTGAAGG encodes the following:
- the groES gene encoding co-chaperone GroES, producing the protein MTTTSSKVAIKPLEDRIVVQPLDAEQTTASGLVIPDTAKEKPQEGVVLAVGPGRFEDGNRLPLDVSVGDVVLYSKYGGTEVKYNGEEYLVLSARDVLAIIEK
- a CDS encoding MFS transporter encodes the protein MMNSQALSRWLLPVLLTVQFLVSLDISVVNVALPDIDSGLHFDPGSLAWVVNAYALTFGGLLLLGGRLADVAGRRRLLVAGFVVFGVASLFGGLAQTPGQLIAARAAQGVGAAALAPVALALITVNYAEGTARSRALGLWGAAGAAGAAVGVLAGGLLTDWAGWRSVMLVNVPVVAAALAVVRPAVPADDRPGDGPRPRLDLVGALLATAGTALLVLGLVRTESYGWTSWPTAAALGAAAVLLAAFTVTETRVRQPLLRLGLLRSGPVLAANVFALLMSAGQFAAFYFTSLYTQQVLGYGPTAAGSAFLPFCVGVVAGSVIATRAVGRVGPGALLVAGGLLGAAGFAWFAAAVAVDGGFLLTVLGPSVVASVGTGLCFVPLGTAATTGVPAAETGMAAGLLNSSRQVGGAVGLAVLVTVAAQAGGPGVRGLVDGFSAAYWVSAGLLAVAAGAAGLLYGKRALPAETPAGEKTSKKSGARVESGVSRSTQG
- a CDS encoding polysaccharide deacetylase family protein, with amino-acid sequence MRRWSPAAVVCAGVILLAGCAGGAGERAGADGRGQSPTHASSAVRGPDRGDRGGLPSVVDRVRTRDRVVFLTYDDGAERDPRFVGLVRERRLPVSMFLTDSVVGPGYGHFARLRAVGASIQNHTLDHPALRGLPYAGQRAEICGQQHKLRSRFGVRPRLFRPPYGTYDTTTLHAAADCGITAVVLWRASLGADGDLTYTRGEPALRPGDIVSVPSGEPASLTLTERTVRLLREIEGRGLRVGRLEDYL
- a CDS encoding LCP family protein; translated protein: MFLPVTGREGNGDAGGAVGRRSRALRIAGLALAGALVLGIGAAGWAYRHLSDNITSVDINNALGDNRPSRPAVMPSPSAPALPSGALNILVLGSDSRSGEENRRLGGGDSAGARSDTAMVVHLDAGRTSATVVSIPRDTLVTRPSCPRPSGGSTAVAYNSMFNSAYAVGGPVCAVKTVEAVTGVRMDHYIEIDFSGFAKLVDALDGVTVTTDEDIADDDSHLHLKAGTHHLDGAQALALARTRHGIGDGSDLGRIGLQQKLVKALLDQIAAQDLLTDPAKLYRVADAVTAGLTTDTGLDSLGELTRLGQSLKGLSASAVRTVTMPVVRAPSDPNRVVAEEPEARELWESLR
- a CDS encoding YciI family protein, whose translation is MPRFLTLIRIDEKNAPAEGPSPELQERMGKLLEEITKAGVMLDTAGLTPTADGSRVTWEGGKLSVTDGPFTESKEVIGGYSISQCKDKAEAIEWTKRFLSLHEDYWTITAEVRQIAEG
- a CDS encoding LacI family DNA-binding transcriptional regulator, yielding MTSPEPVESRTQNRTQGRSAQTATLAEIAREAGVSAPTVSKVLNGRADVAPATRARVEDLLRAHGYRRRRAEATRSPLIDLVFHELESAWALEVIRGVENVARDAGLSVVLSESAGRLTPGRTWADQVAARRPHGVILVLSGLDESQRALLTSRSIPFVVMDPAGDPGADVPSIGATNWQGGLAATRHLVELGHRRIGAISGPTQMMCSRARVDGYRAALETAGLPVDPGLIMNGDFHHEAGYRLGLELLRRPDRPTAVFAGNDLQALGLYEAARELGLRIPEDLSVVGFDDLPVAPLVGPPLTTVRQPLTEMAEAAAKLVLDLGREAGTPAATRVELATSLVVRSSTAAPAGG
- a CDS encoding methyltransferase domain-containing protein — encoded protein: MNDLALLLTPEGRALLDEVRDTDPARELAVATRLRREHPAELVSAALGQARLRQRAVVKFGAEDAGRMFFTPNGVEQSTRASVAAYRARRLAESGVASVADLCCGIGGDAIALARAGIRVLAVDRDPSTAAAARANAQALGLAGLIEVREADVTEVDTAGYDAVFVDPARRGGRGRIFDPEAYSPPLSWAVSAARRAPRAAALKIAPGIPHEAVPEDAEAEWISDGGDVKEAVLWFGTAPGAVRATLLPGPRTLLSRGLPDPEVRPPGRYLYEPDGAVIRAHLVAEVADEVGGGLLDATIAYVTADALHPTPYATAYEITDHLPFNVKKLKALLREREVGNLTVKKRGSAVEPEELRRKVKPQGRHSATVFLTRVAGAPAMLIGHPA
- a CDS encoding RNA polymerase sigma factor, whose product is METVFRLESPRIIAGVARVVRDVGIAEELAQDALVAALERWPRDGLPDNPGAWLMATARNRAVDLVRRRENYARKLAEIGRDLSTVSPPEVPADPDDIDDDLLRLVFTACHPVLSTETRTALTLRLLGGLTTAEIARAFLVPEPTVAQRIVRAKRTLATRNIAFEVPYGPDREARLGSVLDVIYLVFNEGYAATAGEDWLRPSLCEDALRLARVLSALMPKEPEVHGLTALLEFQASRTAARTGPSGEPVLLKDQHRARWNRMLIARGITALGRAEATSSGAPGPYLLQAAIAACHAHAYTYEETDWSRIATLYGLLAARSPSPVVQLNRAVAVSMADGPGPALALVDALTDDPALRDYHLLPSVRGDLLSRLGRTTEARAEFERAASLTRNERERELLLGRAAEQV
- a CDS encoding helix-turn-helix domain-containing protein produces the protein MTGGGQKRAVGRPRRIEAGQIVDVTRRIIQEEGVEAVSMRRVAKEVGATPMALYHHVRDKDQLLMLVLSGLAAKVPRPDLPEEPRDRLLATAVHMHAVLSEMTWVVDVLSLGDLTDKGALWMTEEIIDCAIRCGLTPRQAVHAYRTVWYVVHGALVFRRADERRAASDPGRRPFFPDLVTPADAAELPRLAALSEQWEEITGGYDVAAQLAAVVDGLLAHR